A DNA window from Candidatus Vicinibacter affinis contains the following coding sequences:
- a CDS encoding phenylalanine--tRNA ligase subunit beta, with product MRISLNWLKDFLELDKSPEQIADILTSLGLEVEGMETQEKVAGGLKSVVVGEVLEVWQHPNADRLRLTKVNVGNEAILQIVCGAPNVATGQKVLVALEGAELHPTTGEPIKIKKGKIRGEESMGMICAEDELGIGQSHDGILILEPSAVPGTKAADYLNLESDTIFEIGLTPNRADATNHLGVAKDLLAWIKVHENPTAKLKNSIDQDLIKHQVNQSIELGIHIERADLCPRYSGICLKNVKIGPSPEWLQQRIIAMDLKPINNVVDITNFIMFDMGQPLHAFDLQKIGKGIRVKTLNAGTSFQTLDGVERKLRSEDLMICDDDSKPLCIAGVLGGAESGISDGTTSLFLESAHFNASSIRKSSTAHLIRSQAARTFEKGSDPNITLKALHKAVSLLQEYGGAQIASEWIDIYPEPIQPVQIELKLDKVNSLSGLDLNDETFKKVLFALEMELMDHRDGNYLVSVPTNKPDVTRLADVTEEITRVYGFDHIPVPDNIRISFPQHVPSLFSLKKQLGDWLCARGLTEIMNISLGNSQLCLKSGLWKEEELVYVNNTSNVSLDIMKPSTVLNGLESIQFNQNRQQSDLALFEFAKDYVRKGEKFKEVHKLGIWLTGAEGEAHWTKPKPDQVGFFTAKALVDGILSSLGMEGIVQSETHAELFYSYQYVWSKQNRKIAGAGLISQSLSSLYEIKKPVFYAEIDLAILYQLMSGQKIQYQEVSKFPSSRRDLAVVIDESVPFSSLKDIAQSKSGKNLRELSLFDIYRNEEQLGPGKKSYALSLLFESRERSLSSQELDIQMDKIIKAYEKDLGAIIRR from the coding sequence ATGCGCATTTCGTTGAATTGGTTGAAGGATTTTCTGGAATTGGATAAATCTCCGGAACAAATTGCAGACATACTTACCTCTTTAGGTCTGGAAGTGGAAGGGATGGAGACACAGGAGAAAGTTGCCGGTGGACTGAAGTCCGTTGTGGTGGGTGAGGTGTTGGAGGTGTGGCAGCATCCCAATGCGGATCGTTTGCGATTGACCAAAGTCAATGTTGGAAATGAAGCGATATTGCAAATTGTCTGCGGTGCACCCAATGTAGCGACAGGCCAAAAGGTTTTGGTCGCCCTGGAAGGTGCGGAACTTCATCCAACGACCGGTGAGCCTATTAAAATCAAAAAAGGAAAGATCAGAGGGGAAGAGTCCATGGGAATGATTTGTGCGGAAGATGAGTTGGGCATTGGACAAAGTCATGATGGAATCTTAATTTTAGAACCATCCGCTGTTCCCGGTACCAAGGCAGCTGATTACCTGAATCTGGAAAGTGATACCATTTTTGAAATTGGGCTGACCCCCAACAGGGCAGATGCAACCAACCATCTGGGCGTGGCAAAAGATTTGCTGGCCTGGATAAAGGTTCACGAAAACCCAACAGCAAAATTGAAAAATTCGATTGATCAAGATCTAATTAAACATCAGGTCAATCAATCAATTGAATTGGGCATCCATATTGAAAGAGCTGATTTGTGTCCAAGATATTCCGGCATTTGCCTGAAGAATGTGAAGATTGGGCCTTCCCCGGAATGGCTTCAACAGCGCATCATAGCCATGGATCTCAAACCGATCAACAATGTAGTGGACATCACCAACTTTATCATGTTTGACATGGGGCAGCCACTACACGCATTTGATTTACAAAAAATCGGAAAGGGCATAAGAGTTAAAACATTAAATGCCGGTACTTCCTTCCAAACATTGGATGGGGTAGAAAGAAAACTTCGGTCAGAGGACCTCATGATTTGCGACGATGATTCAAAACCTCTTTGCATAGCGGGTGTTCTGGGTGGCGCAGAAAGTGGAATCAGTGATGGGACCACTTCACTTTTTCTTGAATCAGCACATTTTAATGCCTCCTCCATCCGTAAGTCCAGCACCGCTCATTTGATCCGATCACAGGCTGCACGCACCTTTGAAAAAGGATCTGACCCCAACATTACACTCAAAGCTCTTCACAAGGCAGTAAGCCTCCTCCAGGAATATGGTGGAGCGCAAATAGCTTCTGAATGGATCGATATTTATCCTGAACCCATCCAGCCTGTTCAGATTGAATTAAAGTTGGATAAGGTAAACTCACTCAGTGGCCTTGATCTAAATGATGAGACTTTCAAAAAAGTTCTTTTTGCACTGGAAATGGAACTGATGGATCATCGGGATGGAAATTACCTGGTCAGCGTTCCAACCAATAAGCCGGACGTTACCAGGTTAGCGGATGTCACCGAAGAAATTACCAGGGTGTATGGTTTTGACCACATTCCGGTCCCGGACAATATTCGCATATCTTTTCCACAACATGTGCCTTCTTTGTTTTCCCTTAAAAAACAATTGGGGGATTGGCTTTGTGCCAGAGGACTTACCGAAATCATGAATATTTCTTTGGGGAATTCACAGCTTTGTCTGAAATCCGGCTTATGGAAAGAAGAAGAATTGGTTTATGTAAATAACACCTCCAACGTCTCGTTGGATATCATGAAACCGTCAACGGTGTTGAATGGCCTGGAAAGTATCCAGTTCAATCAGAACAGACAGCAATCCGATCTCGCACTTTTCGAGTTCGCGAAAGACTATGTAAGGAAAGGAGAGAAATTCAAGGAAGTCCATAAATTAGGTATTTGGCTTACAGGAGCAGAAGGAGAGGCCCATTGGACCAAGCCAAAACCGGACCAGGTAGGATTTTTTACTGCAAAAGCATTGGTCGATGGTATCCTTAGTTCATTGGGAATGGAGGGCATTGTTCAATCTGAGACGCACGCTGAACTGTTTTACAGTTATCAGTATGTTTGGAGTAAGCAGAATAGAAAGATTGCCGGTGCGGGATTGATTTCACAATCACTTTCTTCCCTTTATGAAATAAAGAAACCTGTTTTTTACGCCGAGATTGATCTGGCCATACTCTACCAATTGATGAGTGGTCAGAAGATTCAGTATCAGGAGGTCAGCAAATTTCCTTCTTCGAGAAGAGACCTGGCAGTTGTTATTGATGAATCTGTTCCATTTTCCAGTCTAAAGGATATTGCGCAAAGCAAGTCCGGAAAAAATCTCAGAGAGTTGAGTTTGTTTGATATTTACCGAAATGAAGAACAGCTTGGGCCGGGTAAAAAATCATATGCACTGAGTCTGCTTTTTGAATCCAGAGAAAGATCGCTCTCCAGTCAGGAGTTGGATATTCAGATGGATAAAATCATCAAGGCCTATGAAAAAGACCTCGGAGCCATTATCCGACGGTAA
- a CDS encoding carboxypeptidase regulatory-like domain-containing protein, translating into MKKCYVLIWCLCWIFSCRESDEKIIIDTEDPKPPTKLIQTNIIGVVMDPGGNPISGAEVSIGGIKQITDLNGFYRFKDVYINDLQDYLFVRAQNYFDGIEPVDGFAGDTSFRRTALEEKVFTNSFSSESDALFNFGNLYEVTIPANSLLTESGAPFSGKYRIAPAFRNEQLVTHRQTSYFSSLDNGQNKLLRPDNLLGIEVRSFDSGELLHFSKKIGFKYSPNSPTPNAANEIYYYDKGKSVWKFESKVIFDNGSYQFETIHPEKLCLGEIHEFVSVTGVLESKIGNPLSFVNIGNDFKYEQLYTSRSTISGKFKLYFLKNEPQRLNVLTECNQLIHSIDILGSDQNLVKNISLSTVIPFYSEISGAVLQCDGSSNIEGYILVSNNEKNYLVFPIGESGKYTIKMLGCNEEDNTLTAVDIKNNVSSLSKRVNIYTNGNLVLKLCDDQMTSLARFSFNMTDTVYSNCRVRKISNANSQNTIFIFEYGNKGLYSEKLILEKLINPSGGFYWRMTHSSFIQNVYKLKEVIDEPDIFLFNENGFEFMECILPKVIIENDLTKEKFLSDIVFFRAVII; encoded by the coding sequence ATGAAGAAATGTTATGTTTTGATATGGTGCCTATGCTGGATATTTTCCTGTAGGGAAAGCGACGAAAAGATCATAATCGATACAGAGGACCCAAAGCCCCCAACCAAGTTGATTCAAACCAATATCATTGGGGTTGTCATGGATCCTGGAGGTAATCCCATATCAGGAGCAGAAGTTTCCATAGGCGGGATTAAACAGATTACGGATTTGAATGGTTTTTATAGGTTTAAAGATGTTTATATAAATGATCTGCAGGATTATCTCTTTGTAAGGGCACAGAATTATTTTGATGGTATTGAACCTGTAGATGGATTTGCTGGAGATACTTCCTTCAGGAGGACTGCCTTAGAGGAGAAGGTTTTTACGAATTCTTTTTCATCGGAGTCTGATGCACTGTTCAATTTCGGAAATTTATATGAGGTCACCATTCCAGCAAATTCTCTCTTAACAGAATCAGGTGCTCCATTTAGTGGAAAGTATAGAATTGCCCCTGCATTTAGAAATGAACAACTTGTAACACATCGACAAACAAGCTATTTTTCGTCATTAGATAATGGGCAAAATAAATTGTTGCGTCCGGATAATTTACTGGGAATTGAAGTCAGAAGTTTTGATTCTGGAGAATTGCTGCATTTTTCAAAAAAAATTGGTTTTAAATATAGTCCAAATTCACCGACCCCTAATGCTGCGAATGAAATCTATTATTATGACAAAGGAAAAAGTGTTTGGAAATTTGAATCGAAGGTTATTTTTGATAATGGCAGTTACCAATTTGAAACAATACATCCTGAAAAGCTCTGCCTTGGAGAAATCCATGAATTTGTTTCTGTGACTGGTGTATTAGAAAGTAAAATTGGGAATCCATTGAGTTTTGTGAACATTGGTAATGACTTTAAGTATGAACAATTATATACCAGTCGGAGTACTATATCCGGAAAGTTCAAATTATACTTTTTAAAAAATGAGCCACAAAGGTTGAATGTTTTAACTGAATGTAATCAGCTTATTCATTCAATCGACATTTTGGGTAGTGATCAGAATTTAGTAAAAAACATATCCTTATCTACTGTAATTCCTTTTTATAGTGAGATTTCAGGGGCAGTGCTCCAATGTGATGGGAGTTCGAACATTGAAGGTTATATTCTTGTGTCCAACAATGAGAAGAATTACTTAGTATTCCCAATTGGGGAATCCGGTAAGTATACCATTAAAATGCTTGGATGTAATGAGGAAGACAATACCCTTACAGCGGTTGACATCAAAAACAATGTCAGCAGTCTTTCCAAAAGAGTTAATATTTATACAAATGGAAATTTAGTATTAAAACTTTGTGATGACCAAATGACAAGTTTAGCTAGATTTAGTTTTAATATGACGGATACGGTGTATTCCAATTGCAGGGTAAGGAAAATTTCAAATGCAAACTCTCAGAATACCATTTTCATCTTTGAATATGGGAACAAGGGATTGTATTCCGAAAAGTTGATCCTGGAAAAGCTGATTAACCCATCAGGAGGTTTTTATTGGAGAATGACTCACTCTTCTTTTATACAAAATGTTTACAAGTTAAAAGAAGTCATTGATGAACCTGATATTTTTCTGTTTAATGAAAATGGCTTTGAGTTTATGGAATGTATTTTGCCAAAAGTAATTATTGAGAATGACTTAACAAAGGAGAAATTCCTTTCAGACATTGTATTCTTTAGAGCGGTCATAATTTAG
- a CDS encoding IS110 family transposase — MNFNGKEMLYELTGTDLAEIFGITETNAIEIISEVGLDMSKWPTVKHFTSWLNLAPNNKISGGKVLSSRIPKKKNHAGQIFRMAAFAIQRSKNWLAMFYNRIKAKKGAPKAIVATARKIAAIFYKMIKERVKFNPIPIEKYMDGFKENQIKKLKRQAKNLGLQIVEM, encoded by the coding sequence TTGAATTTTAACGGAAAGGAAATGTTGTACGAACTAACGGGGACGGATTTAGCAGAAATTTTTGGGATTACGGAAACAAATGCTATAGAAATTATAAGCGAAGTCGGATTAGATATGAGTAAATGGCCAACGGTAAAACACTTTACATCATGGTTAAACTTAGCCCCGAATAATAAAATATCAGGAGGGAAAGTATTAAGTAGCCGGATTCCAAAAAAGAAAAACCACGCAGGTCAAATATTTAGAATGGCGGCGTTTGCCATACAGCGTAGCAAAAATTGGTTAGCGATGTTTTATAATCGTATAAAAGCAAAAAAGGGGGCGCCAAAAGCAATTGTTGCGACTGCAAGAAAAATTGCGGCTATTTTTTATAAAATGATAAAAGAAAGGGTTAAATTTAACCCAATACCAATCGAAAAATATATGGATGGGTTTAAAGAAAATCAAATTAAGAAGTTAAAACGACAAGCTAAAAACCTTGGTTTACAGATAGTTGAAATGTAG
- a CDS encoding T9SS type A sorting domain-containing protein, whose translation MKKFYFPINTKWFFIFFIFKITFTTVYAQDCTNDSQSPFFSLKSNYTISLDNSIDISLSAKDLVSLCIDNCTLLENMKFSFSKDAQDQKMKVVNSPGLKISVQVYATDQAGNQSSASTEITVTKCTPSLVCNDLVKFDIQAGEALSIDVDNFLEGSYCKDHIFDISYKVGNNSRSFTQIDETLPRSFQYTVLDSNSGNSCWGNVVINIQGSCDPALDFEFTCNPIQTNCFKEVDPMIIGFPFSTLYKIERVSDLEYSVQYSEFCPKVSVLFTDKIIQRKCADTYVAEIERSWIAKIPGGVNKVCLQTIQFQRTNASLFSNLQNYDGLELPTLNCKDTWQRMDGYIPDPAFSGSPVLDLCHQFGQAYSDTVLIGFSDVCGTHYKIIRQWTVLNWCSGENFMHTQIFKVYCGTDSIPPVAVCNSNLILNVPPTGEITVFPDLLDAGSYDNCSEISFSFDSAGLVKSEKFDILDSGKKYIKILFVTDLAGNRTYCLSTLEIVAKANGPNSKNILGGRILNYQLQSSASTNRLNFNFKLKSGADKFNLYACGEPINFPNLNYSLCIDTSKNPQEGYLIPELISSPPFLGVTTFDLVQIIRRLFGQIKFNSYESIAADVDCDNKITIFDIFDIRRFILGSITKFKCESVQLYTADILNPIKVSDQNIVNLPRFDFDIVPVIKGDVNGSSFFFRNELNEYRSAENFKFFVDNFSVRQGEEYDVWMSTAEEYNVYGIQLGQLFDENKLDVLNISSPILNLNKDVDYIINKGGDWRCLLLNSNVSLFTIYGKFLKIRVKSKFNGMLNEALSSKHFPIPLFVIGSDIELSTPQLEERNLTATSDPKTNLNSLHVYPNPFDGDLNVEFSNLENLPQNLQIYNLEGKMLYQSNQFQLDKFNRLKLNAGLFPGSGFYLLVLNNGHSIIQKLVVRN comes from the coding sequence ATGAAGAAATTTTATTTTCCAATCAACACCAAATGGTTTTTTATTTTCTTTATTTTCAAGATTACTTTCACGACAGTTTATGCACAAGATTGCACGAATGATAGCCAGTCTCCTTTTTTCTCATTAAAATCCAATTACACAATTTCTCTGGACAATTCTATTGACATTTCCTTAAGTGCAAAGGATTTGGTGAGTCTTTGTATCGATAATTGTACATTATTGGAAAATATGAAATTTTCATTTTCAAAAGATGCCCAAGATCAGAAGATGAAAGTTGTAAATTCCCCTGGTTTGAAGATATCTGTTCAGGTTTATGCTACAGATCAAGCAGGTAATCAATCCTCCGCTTCGACAGAAATTACAGTGACTAAATGTACACCATCACTTGTGTGCAATGATTTAGTTAAATTTGATATCCAGGCTGGAGAAGCATTGTCTATTGATGTCGACAATTTCCTGGAAGGGTCCTATTGTAAGGATCATATTTTCGACATCAGTTATAAGGTTGGAAATAACTCAAGGTCTTTCACTCAGATTGATGAAACTTTACCACGTTCATTTCAATATACGGTTTTGGATTCTAATTCCGGAAATAGTTGCTGGGGAAACGTAGTAATAAATATTCAAGGATCTTGTGATCCTGCACTCGATTTTGAATTTACCTGCAATCCGATTCAGACCAATTGTTTTAAAGAAGTGGACCCTATGATTATTGGATTCCCATTTTCAACACTATATAAAATAGAACGGGTTTCAGATTTAGAGTACAGTGTTCAATACAGTGAGTTTTGCCCTAAAGTAAGCGTTCTATTTACCGATAAAATTATCCAACGAAAATGTGCAGATACTTATGTTGCTGAAATTGAGAGATCTTGGATAGCTAAGATTCCTGGTGGGGTAAATAAAGTTTGTCTCCAAACTATTCAATTTCAAAGAACGAATGCAAGTCTTTTTTCAAATTTGCAAAATTACGATGGATTGGAGTTGCCAACTCTTAATTGCAAGGATACTTGGCAAAGGATGGATGGCTATATTCCGGATCCTGCTTTTTCCGGAAGTCCCGTATTAGATTTGTGTCATCAATTTGGTCAAGCGTATTCAGATACTGTATTAATTGGTTTTAGCGATGTATGCGGAACTCATTACAAGATAATACGGCAATGGACAGTCCTGAATTGGTGCTCAGGTGAAAACTTTATGCATACTCAAATTTTTAAAGTTTATTGTGGGACTGACTCCATCCCGCCTGTTGCGGTGTGTAATTCAAATCTGATTCTTAATGTGCCACCCACAGGTGAGATAACTGTATTTCCTGATCTGTTGGATGCAGGTAGTTATGATAATTGTAGTGAAATTAGTTTTTCCTTTGATTCGGCGGGTTTAGTGAAATCAGAAAAATTTGATATATTGGATAGCGGTAAAAAATATATCAAAATTTTATTTGTTACAGATTTGGCTGGAAACAGGACATATTGTTTGTCAACTTTAGAAATTGTGGCTAAAGCCAATGGACCAAACTCAAAAAATATTCTAGGCGGTAGGATTTTAAATTATCAATTGCAATCAAGTGCTTCTACCAATCGATTAAATTTTAACTTTAAATTGAAAAGCGGCGCTGATAAATTTAATTTATATGCTTGTGGCGAACCGATTAATTTTCCTAATTTAAATTATAGTTTATGCATAGATACTTCTAAAAATCCTCAAGAGGGTTATTTGATTCCTGAATTAATTTCCAGTCCTCCTTTTCTTGGCGTAACCACTTTTGATTTGGTTCAAATCATTCGACGATTATTTGGCCAGATTAAATTTAATTCATACGAATCAATTGCTGCCGATGTTGATTGTGATAATAAGATTACCATTTTTGATATTTTTGATATCAGACGTTTCATTTTAGGTTCTATAACTAAATTTAAATGTGAATCTGTCCAACTTTATACAGCGGATATTTTAAATCCAATAAAAGTTTCAGATCAGAATATTGTCAACCTTCCGCGTTTCGATTTTGATATTGTACCGGTGATTAAAGGGGATGTTAATGGAAGTAGCTTTTTCTTCAGGAATGAGTTGAATGAATACAGATCTGCTGAAAATTTTAAATTTTTCGTTGACAATTTTAGTGTCAGACAAGGGGAGGAATATGATGTTTGGATGAGTACAGCTGAAGAGTACAATGTGTATGGTATTCAGTTGGGTCAATTGTTTGATGAAAATAAACTTGATGTTCTTAATATATCATCTCCGATTTTAAATCTTAACAAGGATGTGGATTATATTATTAATAAGGGTGGTGACTGGAGGTGTTTACTATTAAATTCTAATGTTAGTTTGTTTACGATTTATGGAAAATTTTTAAAAATCAGAGTGAAATCCAAATTTAACGGGATGCTGAATGAAGCATTGTCTTCAAAGCATTTTCCAATTCCCTTATTTGTTATTGGTTCCGATATTGAGCTGTCCACTCCTCAATTGGAAGAAAGAAACCTCACGGCAACATCAGATCCAAAGACCAATTTGAATTCACTTCATGTTTATCCTAACCCCTTTGATGGCGACCTGAATGTCGAGTTTTCTAACCTGGAAAATTTACCACAAAACTTACAGATTTACAATCTGGAAGGTAAAATGTTATATCAGTCCAATCAATTTCAGTTAGATAAATTTAACCGCCTGAAATTAAATGCGGGTTTATTTCCTGGCAGTGGATTTTATCTGTTGGTTTTAAATAATGGCCATTCCATTATCCAAAAATTAGTTGTAAGAAATTAA
- a CDS encoding transposase has product MEATGIYWVSLFLVLEDAGFDVVLVTAKHVKNVRGKKTDVSDADWIRQLHSCGLLSASFQPDKFTRKLRAYMRHRKNLIEMSATHIRMMHKALEQMNIKIQHVIADITGKSGQEIIKSIIAGERNAEILASCCDSRIRAHKKRVL; this is encoded by the coding sequence ATGGAGGCTACCGGTATTTACTGGGTAAGTTTATTTTTAGTATTAGAAGATGCGGGTTTTGATGTTGTATTAGTTACAGCTAAACATGTAAAAAATGTAAGAGGAAAGAAAACAGATGTTAGCGATGCTGATTGGATACGTCAATTACACAGTTGCGGATTATTATCTGCAAGTTTTCAACCCGATAAGTTTACTCGTAAATTAAGAGCATATATGCGTCATCGAAAAAATTTAATTGAAATGTCAGCTACACATATTCGCATGATGCATAAAGCTTTAGAACAAATGAATATTAAAATACAACATGTTATTGCGGATATTACAGGTAAATCTGGACAAGAGATCATAAAATCCATCATAGCTGGTGAACGAAACGCAGAGATATTAGCATCTTGTTGCGATAGTAGAATTAGAGCTCATAAAAAGAGGGTATTATAA
- a CDS encoding sigma-70 family RNA polymerase sigma factor: MLTGSEIKLIIHGCLDDDRACQRKLFDFTSAKVMSTCRRYCSNHEDARDLFQEAYIKIFKSLGNFNHTQGDLLGWVYIITKNCIFSSFSKKKLEIFPLDEISIENEMLIHVDHDVLHEEEVLREIQNLPDGYRVILNMFVFDNMDHAAIASVLGISESTSRSQLTRARILLKKKLELLYTTRYEKSFI; the protein is encoded by the coding sequence ATGTTGACGGGAAGTGAAATAAAGCTTATTATTCATGGTTGTCTGGACGACGATAGAGCCTGCCAGCGGAAATTGTTTGATTTTACATCTGCTAAAGTTATGTCGACTTGTAGAAGATATTGCAGCAATCATGAAGATGCACGGGATTTATTTCAGGAAGCCTATATCAAAATATTTAAAAGCCTTGGAAATTTTAATCATACTCAAGGAGACTTATTGGGCTGGGTTTACATCATTACTAAAAATTGTATTTTTTCTTCATTCAGTAAAAAGAAATTGGAAATATTTCCCTTGGACGAAATTTCAATTGAAAATGAAATGCTGATTCATGTGGATCATGATGTGTTACATGAAGAAGAGGTTTTGAGAGAAATTCAAAATTTACCGGATGGTTACAGGGTAATACTCAATATGTTTGTTTTTGACAACATGGATCATGCAGCCATTGCTTCCGTTTTGGGAATTTCTGAGAGTACCTCCAGATCCCAATTGACCAGAGCACGCATTTTATTAAAAAAGAAATTGGAATTACTATACACAACTAGATATGAAAAAAGTTTCATTTGA
- a CDS encoding DUF2853 family protein yields MSQFEEKVSEMLSEATKLGWTVNEDLLTKIAKGLGPSIYNADSSLVSSSDQAELDRVKQNFLIGKLGCADNESLDQAIDEVVQAFGSSNRNKHRILFYYQLVVKLGKESVYN; encoded by the coding sequence ATGAGTCAATTCGAAGAAAAAGTTTCAGAAATGTTGTCAGAAGCCACTAAACTGGGCTGGACTGTCAACGAAGACTTACTTACCAAAATAGCAAAAGGTCTAGGCCCCTCCATTTACAACGCGGATTCCTCACTGGTGTCTTCCAGTGATCAGGCAGAGCTGGATCGGGTAAAACAAAATTTCCTGATTGGCAAACTGGGATGTGCGGACAACGAATCGCTTGACCAAGCGATCGATGAGGTGGTTCAGGCATTTGGCTCCAGCAACAGAAACAAACACCGAATTCTGTTTTACTATCAGTTGGTTGTAAAATTGGGAAAAGAATCTGTTTATAATTAA
- the rny gene encoding ribonuclease Y, whose product MESILGLLLGIAGGGGAGFFIVRSLLVRSNQKKVDEINQISDLELEKAKLAAKRILDEAENKAEKIVSKAETKNESIKQQKIGETKDNFNRLKSEFESFKSGQMIELKERELKLGVIEKEVKTLKLDVENREAEIKTVRENLDKQLKIVAKKKEELEEANEKRIHELQQIAKLSESEAKEILLTAVRAKASNDALVIEREVIENAKANANKEAKKIVIQTIQRMCAEYTIENSVSVFNLDSDDIKGQIIGREGRNIRALEAATGAEIVVDDTPEAIVISSFDPIRREIARLSLKRLVADGRIHPARIEEVVAKVKKQLDEQIVEIGERTIIDLDIHGLDPYLVKMVGRMRFRSSYGQNLLEHSSETANLCAVMAAELGLNPKQIKMAKRAGLLHDIGKVAEEESELSHALFGMKLCEKYNEHEVIINAVGAHHDEIEMNNIISPIVQACDAISGARPGARREILESYLKRINELEELAMAYEGVSKAYALQAGRELRVIVESEKVTDQYADDLAFMISQKIQDEMQYPGQVKVTVIREKRATAFAR is encoded by the coding sequence ATGGAAAGTATATTGGGATTATTGTTGGGAATCGCCGGAGGAGGTGGTGCCGGGTTTTTTATCGTCAGGAGCCTCCTTGTAAGATCCAACCAAAAGAAAGTTGATGAGATTAATCAGATTTCCGATCTTGAATTGGAAAAAGCCAAATTAGCCGCCAAAAGAATTCTGGACGAAGCTGAAAACAAAGCTGAAAAGATTGTTTCCAAAGCAGAAACCAAAAATGAGAGCATTAAGCAACAAAAAATTGGAGAAACAAAAGACAATTTCAACAGACTGAAGTCTGAATTTGAAAGTTTTAAGTCCGGTCAGATGATTGAACTTAAAGAGCGTGAACTCAAATTGGGTGTAATCGAAAAAGAAGTTAAAACGCTAAAACTGGATGTCGAGAACAGAGAAGCAGAGATTAAAACGGTGCGGGAAAATCTAGACAAGCAATTGAAAATTGTCGCCAAGAAAAAAGAAGAATTGGAAGAGGCCAATGAGAAGCGCATCCACGAACTTCAGCAAATCGCCAAATTATCAGAAAGTGAAGCAAAGGAAATTTTACTGACCGCGGTAAGAGCAAAAGCAAGTAATGATGCCCTGGTAATCGAACGGGAAGTAATTGAAAATGCAAAGGCAAACGCAAATAAAGAAGCCAAGAAAATTGTCATCCAGACCATTCAAAGGATGTGTGCTGAATACACGATTGAGAACAGTGTGTCTGTGTTCAATCTGGACAGTGACGACATCAAAGGACAGATTATCGGAAGGGAAGGGCGTAACATCAGAGCCCTGGAAGCTGCTACCGGTGCAGAAATTGTAGTCGATGACACCCCGGAAGCAATTGTCATCTCAAGTTTTGATCCGATCAGAAGAGAGATCGCCCGATTGTCCTTGAAAAGATTAGTAGCCGATGGTAGAATTCACCCGGCCAGAATTGAAGAAGTGGTAGCCAAGGTTAAAAAACAACTGGACGAACAGATAGTAGAAATCGGAGAACGTACCATCATCGACCTCGACATTCATGGATTAGATCCGTATTTGGTAAAAATGGTTGGTCGAATGAGATTTCGTTCTTCCTATGGCCAAAATCTATTGGAACACTCCTCTGAAACTGCGAACCTGTGCGCTGTAATGGCTGCAGAACTTGGATTGAATCCAAAACAGATCAAAATGGCTAAGAGAGCCGGATTGTTGCATGATATTGGAAAAGTGGCAGAAGAAGAATCAGAATTATCCCATGCTTTGTTTGGCATGAAACTGTGTGAAAAATACAACGAGCATGAAGTGATCATCAACGCAGTCGGAGCCCATCATGATGAGATTGAAATGAATAACATTATTTCTCCGATTGTACAGGCTTGTGATGCCATCTCCGGAGCGAGACCGGGTGCGCGTCGGGAAATTTTGGAAAGTTACCTTAAGCGGATTAATGAATTGGAGGAATTGGCGATGGCTTATGAAGGCGTATCCAAGGCATATGCTTTACAAGCAGGTCGTGAATTACGGGTAATTGTGGAGAGTGAAAAAGTTACCGACCAGTATGCGGATGATTTGGCATTCATGATCTCACAAAAGATTCAGGATGAAATGCAGTATCCGGGTCAGGTAAAGGTGACGGTCATCCGTGAAAAACGAGCAACGGCCTTTGCAAGATAA